A genomic region of Ovis aries strain OAR_USU_Benz2616 breed Rambouillet chromosome 20, ARS-UI_Ramb_v3.0, whole genome shotgun sequence contains the following coding sequences:
- the PRR3 gene encoding proline-rich protein 3 isoform X1, whose amino-acid sequence MPKRKKQNQQQQLQQQPPLPERDETGDEEDGSPIGPPSLLGPPPMANGKPGDPKSAFHRGPPGSRGPMIPPLLSLPPPPRGRGPIRGGLGPRSGPYGRGWWGVNAEPPFPGPGHGGPSRGGFHKEQRNPRRLKSWSLIKNTCPPKDGPQVMEDKSDRPVCRHFAKKGHCRYEDLCAFYHPGVNGPPL is encoded by the exons ATGCCGAAACGAAAGAAGCAGAatcagcagcagcaactgcagcAGCAGCCCCCACTGCCAGAGCGGGATGAGACTGGAGACGAGGAGGATGGGAGCCCCATCG GACCACCCAGCCTTCTGGGCCCTCCCCCCATGGCCAATGGAAAGCCTGGTGACCCCAAGTCAG CTTTTCACAGAGGTCCTCCGGGATCAAGGGGACCAATGATCCCACCACTGCTGagtctcccacctcctccccgggGCAGAGGCCCAATTCGGGGAGGCCTAGGCCCCAGGTCTGGCCCATATGGTCGTGGTTGGTGGGGGGTCAATGCCGAGCCTCCTTTCCCTGGACCAGGCCACGGGGGTCCTTCCAGGGGAGGCTTTCACAAAGAACAGAGAAATCCTCGAAGGCTCAAAAGCTGGTCTCTTATCAAGAATACCTGCCCACCCAAGGATGGACCCCAGGTTATGGAAG ACAAATCTGACCGCCCCGTCTGCCGACACTTCGCCAAAAAGGGCCACTGTCGATACGAGGACCTCTGTGCCTTCTACCACCCGGGCGTCAACGGGCCCCCGCTGTGA
- the PRR3 gene encoding proline-rich protein 3 isoform X2, producing the protein MPKRKKQNQQQQLQQQPPLPERDETGDEEDGSPIAFHRGPPGSRGPMIPPLLSLPPPPRGRGPIRGGLGPRSGPYGRGWWGVNAEPPFPGPGHGGPSRGGFHKEQRNPRRLKSWSLIKNTCPPKDGPQVMEDKSDRPVCRHFAKKGHCRYEDLCAFYHPGVNGPPL; encoded by the exons ATGCCGAAACGAAAGAAGCAGAatcagcagcagcaactgcagcAGCAGCCCCCACTGCCAGAGCGGGATGAGACTGGAGACGAGGAGGATGGGAGCCCCATCG CTTTTCACAGAGGTCCTCCGGGATCAAGGGGACCAATGATCCCACCACTGCTGagtctcccacctcctccccgggGCAGAGGCCCAATTCGGGGAGGCCTAGGCCCCAGGTCTGGCCCATATGGTCGTGGTTGGTGGGGGGTCAATGCCGAGCCTCCTTTCCCTGGACCAGGCCACGGGGGTCCTTCCAGGGGAGGCTTTCACAAAGAACAGAGAAATCCTCGAAGGCTCAAAAGCTGGTCTCTTATCAAGAATACCTGCCCACCCAAGGATGGACCCCAGGTTATGGAAG ACAAATCTGACCGCCCCGTCTGCCGACACTTCGCCAAAAAGGGCCACTGTCGATACGAGGACCTCTGTGCCTTCTACCACCCGGGCGTCAACGGGCCCCCGCTGTGA
- the GNL1 gene encoding guanine nucleotide-binding protein-like 1 produces MPRKKPFSVKQKKKQLQDKRERKRGLQDGLRSSSNSRSGSRERREEQTDTSDGESVTHHIRRLNQQPSQGLGPRGYDPNRYRLHFERDSREEVERRKRAAREQVLQPVSAELLELDIREVYQPGSVLDFPRRPPWSYEMSKEQLMSQEERSFQEYLGKIHGAYTSEKLSYFEHNLETWRQLWRVLEMSDIVLLITDIRHPVVNFPPALYEYVTGELGLALVLVLNKVDLAPPALVVAWKHYFHQHYPQLHIVLFTSFPRDPRTPQDPSSVLKKSRRRGRGWTRALGPEQLLRACEAITAGKVDLSSWREKIARDVAGATWGSGSGEEEEEEDGPAVLVEQQTDSAMEPTGPARERYKDGVATIGCVGFPNVGKSSLINGLVGRKVVSVSRTPGHTRYFQTYFLTPSVKLCDCPGLIFPSLLPRQLQVLAGIYPIAQIQEPYTAVGYLASRIPVQALLHLRHPEAEDPSAEHPWCAWDICEAWAEKRGYKTAKAARNDVYRAANSLLRLALDGRLSLCFHPPGYNEQKGTWESHPETMELVVLQGRVGPAGDEEEEEEEELSSSCEEEGEEDRDADEEGEGDEDTPTSAPGSSLAARNPYALLGEDEC; encoded by the exons ATGCCGAGGAAGAAGCCTTTCAGCgtgaagcagaagaaaaagcagTTGCAGGACAAGCGGGAGCGGAAGAGAG GGCTTCAAGATGGGCTGCGATCCAGTTCCAACAGCCGCAGCGGGAGCCGAGAGCGGCGGGAGGAGCAGACCGACACCTCGGACGGGGAGTCTGTGACCCATCACATCCGCAGGCTCAACCAGCAACCTTCCCAAGGGCTGGGCCCGCGAGGCTATGACCCAAATCG ATACCGGCTGCATTTTGAGCGAGACAGCCGGGAGGAagtggagaggagaaagagagctgCCCGGGAGCAAGTGCTACAGCCCGTCAGTGCtgagctgctggagctggacaTCCGGGAGGTCTACCAGCCCGGCTCTG TCCTGGACTTTCCCCGACGTCCTCCTTGGAGCTATGAGATGTCTAAGGAACAACTGATGAGCCAGGAGGAACGGAGCTTCCAGGAGTATCTTGGGAAGATTCATGGGGCTTACACCTCTGAGAAACTCAGCTACTTTGAGCACAATCTGGAG ACATGGAGGCAGCTGTGGCGAGTGTTAGAGATGTCTGATATTGTTCTGCTGATTACTGATATCCGACATCCA GTTGTGAATTTCCCACCAGCACTTTATGAGTACGTGACTGGAGAGCTTGGGCTGGCCCTGGTGCTTGTCCTGAACAAGGTGGATCTGGCCCCGCCAGCTCTCGTGGTTGCCTGGAAGCATTATTTCCATCAACACTATCCCCAGCTCCACATTGTTCTTTTCACCTCTTTCCCTCGGGATCCCCGCACCCCACAGGACCCTAGCAGTG TCTTGAAGAAGAGTCGGAGGCGGGGAAGAGGATGGACTCGGGCTCTGGGGCCAGAGCAGCTGCTGAGAGCCTGTGAAGCCATCACTGCGGGGAAAG TGGACCTGAGCAGCTGGCGGGAGAAGATTGCCCGGGATGTGGCCGGGGCCACCTGGGGTAGCGGCtccggggaggaggaggaggaggaggacgggCCGGCCGTCTTGGTGGAGCAGCAGACTGACTCTGCGATGGAGCCGACGGGCCCTGCGCGGGAGCGCTACAAGGACGGGGTGGCGACCATTGGCTGCGTGG GTTTCCCCAATGTGGGCAAGTCCTCGCTGATCAACGGGCTGGTAGGCCGGAAGGTTGTGAGTGTCTCTAGAACTCCGGGCCACACGCGATACTTTCAGACCTACTTTCTCACTCCCTCCGTGAAGCTCTGTGACTGTCCCGGCCTCATATTCCCCTCACTTCTGCCCAGGCAGTTGCAG GTCCTGGCGGGGATCTACCCTATCGCCCAGATCCAGGAGCCGTACACCGCTGTGGGCTACCTGGCCTCCCGCATCCCCGTGCAGGCTCTGCTCCATCTGCGCCACCCAGAGGCTGAGGACCCCTCTGCAGAGCACCCCTGGTGTGCCTGGGACATCTGTGAAG ccTGGGCAGAGAAACGTGGTTACAAGACAGCAAAGGCCGCCCGAAACGATGTGTACAGAGCAGCCAACAGCCTCCTGCGGCTGGCACTGGATGGCCGCCTCAGCCTGTGTTTTCATCCCCCGGGCTACAATGAGCAGAAAG GCACCTGGGAGTCCCATCCAGAGACCATGGAGCTGGTGGTTttgcagggcagggtggggccaGCGGgtgacgaggaggaggaggaagaggaagagctgAGCAGCTCCtgtgaggaggagggagaggaggaccgGGATGCGGatgaggagggggaaggggatgAGGACACCCCAACCTCGGCTCCAGGGTCCAGCCTGGCCGCCCGAAACCCTTATGCCCTGCTGGGCGAGGACGAGTGCTGA